Proteins co-encoded in one Quercus robur chromosome 8, dhQueRobu3.1, whole genome shotgun sequence genomic window:
- the LOC126696753 gene encoding phytoene synthase 2, chloroplastic-like: MSAVLLWVVCPKENAHSLLSLVPRNCCTQRRCSSSNKLLSSKPSLSSGVAAYSSAVANPSRSSEERVYEVVLKQAALVREQRGESALGLKKPIETDCTTDWNLLNDAYERCGEVCAEYAKTFYLGTLLMTPERRRAVWAIYVWCRRTDELVDGPNATHITPKALERWETRLNDLFEGRPYDMYDAALSDTVSKYPVDIQPFKDMIEGMRLDLRKSRYENFDELYLYCYYVAGTVGLMSVPVMGIAPESKASTESVYNAALALGIANQLTNILRDVGEDASRGRVYLPQDELAQAGLSDEDIFRGKVTDKWRSFMKGQIKRARMFFDEAEKGVAELSSASRWPVWASLLLYRQILDAIEANDYNNFTKRAYVGKAKKLISLPIAYGRALMEPSKLAKLVMR, from the exons ATGTCCGCTGTTCTTCTTTGGGTGGTTTGTCCCAAGGAGAATGCTCACTCTTTGCTCAGTCTCGTGCCCAGAAATTGTTGCACACAAAGGAGGTGCAGTAGTAGTAATAAGCTGCTGAGCTCTAAGCCTAGTTTATCATCTGGGGTTGCTGCATATTCGAGTGCAGTTGCAAACCCATCAAGATCCTCGGAGGAAAGGGTGTATGAAGTGGTGCTGAAGCAAGCAGCTCTGGTGAGAGAGCAGAGAGGAGAGAGTGCACTGGGTTTGAAAAAACCAATTGAGACTGATTGTACCACCGATTGGAACCTGTTGAATGATGCTTATGAAAGGTGTGGAGAGGTCTGTGCTGAGTATGCAAAGACATTTTACTTGG GTACATTACTCATGACACCAGAACGGCGAAGAGCTGTTTGGGCAATTTATG TGTGGTGCCGGAGAACTGACGAGCTTGTGGATGGGCCTAATGCTACACACATCACACCCAAGGCTCTGGAAAGATGGGAGACAAGGTTAAATGACCTTTTTGAAGGTCGACCATATGATATGTATGATGCTGCCCTATCTGATACTGTCTCAAAGTACCCTGTTGATATACAG CCCTTCAAAGACATGATAGAAGGAATGAGGCTAGACTTGAGAAAATCAAGATATGAGAACTTCGATGAGCTCTACCTTTACTGCTACTATGTTGCCGGGACTGTGGGGCTTATGAGTGTTCCAGTAATGGGGATAGCACCAGAATCAAAGGCTTCAACAGAGAGTGTTTACAATGCTGCATTGGCCCTTGGAATTGCTAATCAACTCACCAACATACTCAGAGACGTTGGAGAAGA TGCTAGCAGAGGAAGAGTTTATCTCCCACAAGATGAACTAGCACAAGCTGGCCTGTCAGATGAAGATATATTTCGTGGTAAAGTAACTGATAAATGGCGTAGTTTCATGAAGGGCCAGATAAAGCGAGCGAGGATGTTTTTTGATGAAGCGGAGAAGGGGGTTGCAGAGCTCAGCTCAGCTAGCAGGTGGCCGGTATGGGCATCATTGTTGTTGTACCGACAGATTTTAGATGCCATTGAAGCTAATGATTACAACAACTTCACAAAGCGTGCTTATGTAGGAAAAGCAAAGAAACTAATATCACTTCCCATAGCCTATGGCAGAGCACTTATGGAACCTTCAAAATTGGCCAAGTTAGTAATGAGGTGA
- the LOC126696397 gene encoding protein PELPK1-like, with product MAVSKYCFLLSMIIALSLSSIDVSLATRYLLDTPAAPPPALTLPTIPSLPKATLPPLPSVPTLPKATLPPLPSTPLPTLPTQPTLPKPTLPPLPSIQVPSQPTLPTTTLPPLPSNPLPTLPNQPTLPKSTLPPLPSTQVPTLPTMPTIPKVTLPPLPANPLPTIPTTIPSIPTIPTTIPTIPFLSPPPSK from the coding sequence ATGGCCGTTTCTAAGTATTGTTTCCTTTTGTCTATGATCATAGCATTGTCACTCTCAAGCATCGATGTGAGCCTCGCGACTCGTTACCTTTTGGACACACCAGCTGCTCCACCTCCAGCATTAACATTGCCTACAATCCCATCTCTGCCAAAGGCCACATTGCCTCCTCTGCCATCAGTGCCCACACTGCCTAAAGCCACATTGCCACCACTGCCTAGCACTCCATTGCCGACACTGCCAACTCAACCAACTCTGCCAAAGCCCACATTGCCACCACTTCCAAGCATCCAAGTCCCATCTCAGCCAACATTACCAACCACCACATTGCCACCATTGCCTTCCAACCCATTGCCAACACTGCCAAATCAACCAACTCTTCCAAAGTCCACGTTGCCACCATTGCCAAGCACCCAAGTCCCAACATTGCCAACCATGCCCACAATTCCCAAGGTGACACTACCTCCTCTCCCAGCTAATCCATTGCCTACCATCCCAACCACAATTCCTTCGATCCCCACCATTCCGACCACAATCCCAACAATTCCTTTCCTCTCTCCACCCCCCTCAAAGTGA
- the LOC126696755 gene encoding uncharacterized protein LOC126696755, translating to MAELVHSAQNFMNAEDAIIAKKRKRSERVDANPGRHLEQGLRPKKGWTEDRKDRDIKKPGSSARNQQYTSLNVPLEQVLMQIKDDPSLKWPEKMRGDPNKRNRNKYCRFHRDHGHDTDECFDLKQQIENLIRQGKLKNFLGRDNRDEKMKGKMEESSRPPLGEIRVIIGGSSTGQSSKSKKAYLKVVQSVQLFGRSPRARTTDEATITFTDEDAERIHHPHDDALVITLMITDYTTRRVLVDNGSSADILYFPAFQQMRLGRDWLRPVNSPLVGFGGMKVQPVGTISLSVVVGAYPRQVTKDVNFLVVDCPSSYNAIIGRPTLNSWKAVTSTYHLSVKFPTEHRVGQVQGDQLAARECYLAMLAMDEQIQAMNIEERRMVAEPTEALEDISLDEENPEKCTRVGADLEEKIKEDLVHFLKKNIDVFAWSHEDMPGIDPSVITH from the coding sequence ATGGCAGAACTTGTCCATTCGgcacaaaattttatgaatgcagaggacgcaatcattgctaagaagaggaagaggtctgAGAGAGTAGACGCGAATCCCGGTCGCCACTTAGAGCAAGGCcttcgtccaaagaagggatgGACGGAAGACAGGAAAGACCGAGACATTAAGAAGCCGGGCTCTTCAGCACGGAACCAGCAGTATACCTCTTTGAACGTCCCACTTGAGCAGGTCTTAATGCagatcaaggatgatccttccttgaagtggCCGGAGAAAATGAGGGGAGATCCCAACAAACGCAATCGGAACaagtattgccgcttccacAGGGATCATGGTCACGATACAGACGAGTGTTTTGATTTAAAGCAGCAAATAGAAAATCTCATCAGGCAAGGGAAGCTGAAgaatttccttggacgagataACAGGGACgagaaaatgaaaggaaaaatggaagaaTCATCACGGCCACCACTCGGAGAAATAAGAGTCATTATAGGGGGAAGTTCGACAGGCCAGtcatccaagtccaagaaagcatATTTGAAGGTAGTGCAGAGTGTCCAGCTTTTTGGACGATCACCGAGAGCAAGGACTACGGACGAAGCAACGATAACCTTCACGGACGAAGACGCTGAGAGAATTCATCacccccatgatgatgctctcgTTATCACCTTAATGATTACCGACTACACAACTAGAAGGGTGCTTGTAGACAACGGAAGCTCGGCGGACATTTTGTATTTTCCAGCTTTTCAACAAATGAGGCTAGGACGAGACTGGCTCCGTCCAGTGAACTCCCCCCTAGTAGGTTTTGGTGGCATGAAGGTACAACCCGTGGGTACCATTTCCTTGTCAGTGGTAGTGGGGGCATACCCACGACAAGTCACCAAGGAtgtgaacttccttgtggtagattgtCCGTCCTCCTACAATGCCATAATTGGACgaccaactttgaatagttggaagGCTGTTACCTCTACTTACCACCTATCAGTTaagtttccaacagaacacAGAGTAGGGCAGGTGCAAGGGGATCAACTGGCAGCAAGAGAATGTTACTTGGCCATGTTGGCCATGGACGAGCAAATTCAAGccatgaatattgaagaaagGAGAATGGTAGCAGAGCCTACCGAAGCATTAGAAGACATTTCCCTGGACGAAGAAAACCCTGAGAAGTGTACCAGGGTTGGAGCAGATctagaagagaagattaaggAGGACCTCGTCcactttttgaagaaaaatattgatgtgttcgcatggagtcatgaggacatgccgggtatagaccctagtgtcattacccactGA